The DNA region GGGGATTGTGAACGTAAGCGACCGCCAGGGGAACAAACAACGGATGCTCGCAGGGTCTAAAATCAGAATAGAAAGTAAAAAGCCGAATGTGTTGCCTGCCCTTCAGAAAACTGTATCGGTATATGGGGATTATGCCTGGAAGGATGGTGTATTTGTTTTTGATAATATGCCATTGGTGCAAATCATGGAACGAATGAGTCGATGGTATAACATCAAAATCATATTTACAAACACTGAAGCAAAACAGTTGCGTTTTACGGGCTCAATAGAGAAAGACAAAACATTAAACACCGCGCTTAAACTGATTGGCACATCTACAAACGTAAAGTTTGAAATCAAAAACGAAACACTGTACATCACTAAACCTTAATAACAATCAACTAACCTTTAATTTATGAACCAAACTTTTACTAAAAGCGGTCGTAAGCGCCGCCTGTCAAAATTGGTCAGGGCTTTCTTCCTGATCTACCTCAGTTTTATATGCTGTCTTCCGGCTGGGGCCTTTGCCCAGTCAGGCCGATTTACCATTTCTGCTAAGCAAGTTAGCTTAAGCGAAGTATTCAAAATGATGAAGACCCAACAAAAAGGGCTGGATTTCTTTTATAGTAACAATGAATTTGACGCCTCAATAAAAGTAGATGTAAATGTTTCGAACGTTTCATTGGACGAACTGATGAACATTCTATTGCCGGAACAGTACGGATATCAATTGATAGACAACAAGCTTGTCATCAGACCTCGTACAGCTACAAAAGCTGCGGTAGAGCAAAAACAAGATGAGCAGATATCAGGAGTTGTCAGGGACAAATCCGGACAGGTGTTACCTGGTGTAATTGTTAAAGCAGTTGGATCCAAAAGCACAGCAATTACTGATGTAAACGGCAGATACACGATTCATGTTCACGGCAACGATGTACTGGTTTTTAGCTACATTGGTTTCGAAAAACAGGAGCAGCGTGTAAATGGCAGAGCGGTACTTGATGTTGTATTAGCAGAGGATGTTGCGGCTTTAAAAGAGGTTGTTGTAACAGGGTATCAGACGCTGCAGAAAAAAAACACGCCAGGATCTACAGGCGTAATCACAAGCCAGGAAATAGAACAAAATAACAACCGGTCTTTGAACAGACTGCTAGAGGGGGCGGTACCTGGACTTAGTATTTACAAAGACGCAAAAGGCCTGGATGACCTTAGAATACGAGGGGGCAGCTCTCTACGTGCAGGAACCCAGCCTCTGTTGGTGGTAGATGGTTTTGTTACCACTATTCTTCCCAATATTAATGAAATTGAAAATATTACTGTTTTAAAAGACGCCTCGGCCTCAGCAATATGGGGGTCTCAGGCATCCAATGGTGTGATTGTACTCACCACAAAAAAAGGTAAAGAAGGCAAATTGAAAATCAATTATTCAGGGAATATTAGAATCGCGAACCGGCCTGATTACAATGAACTTAGACGAGCTGATGCTCCAACATTGATTGATTATCAGAAAGAACAGTATGATAAAGGATATATAATTGCACCTATTTTTGATGGTTCTAAATCGGGTTATTCCCAATCTATAGGTATTTTCAACGATTATGACCGAAAGGATATCACCCTGGCACAGCGTGATGAGAGGCTTGCCGCTTTGGCAGGCTTGTCCAACAGAGAACAGATCGACAATTTGTTGTTACGTCCTGCGGCCAATCAAAGCCATTACCTGTCTTTTTCAGGAGGAGCAGATAGAATGAAGTATTTTTTATCTGCAAACTATCAGTCTAACCTTGGTGGGGCAAAGCGGAACAAATCTGATGTGATGACGATAAACTCCCGTAATACATTTTCCCTGGCCAGCTTTGTAGACCTGAGAACAGATCTGTCGGCTACTTATTCTTCCGGAAGAAGCGGTTATTCAGATGTGGAAGGAAACATCCGGAGGTTATTACCTTATCAAATGTTGAAAGATGCTCAGGGCAATTATGTTTACGACTATATAAATTTTAACAAAGTTGAAAACGACAGGCTCAAAGGACTCGGCTATCTGGATAATGGTTTTAACCTGCTTCAGGAAAATGAAGAGTCAAATAATACAAGCAAAGGCTGGGGGCTGAAAACCAGGTTAGGTGTTGATTGGAAAATCATTCAGGGATTAAGCTTGTCGAATGATTTTATTTATGAGCGGACCACCAATACCCTGAGAAACCTGTATGGGGAAAAAGGTTATGATGCGCGCACGCTGATCAATCGTCTCACATCTGTTGATGTTGCAAATAAACTAGTCTTTAATATACCAAAAGGCGATATTTTGGATTTAAGCATTGGAACATATAACAATTATGCGTTCCGTAACCAGCTCAATTATGTAAATACGTTTGACAAAAAACACTATGTAAATGCAATTGCCGGTTTTGATCTCCGTAAGACCGTTAACGAATCGAATAAATCACGTCGTTTGGGTTACAACGATGAACTGCTGAGTTCTCAAAATATCGACGCAAAAGTGCTGAGTTCTCCTGGAATTGTCTGGTGGGATGGTAGCCGCCAAACGTATAGTCCTGGCTCTTATGAAGGCCTGGGCTTTGTAGATAACCGGGAATATTCCTTTTACTCGACGTTAACTTATACGTATGATGGGCGGTACAACATAGCCGGAAGTTACAGAACTGATCATTCTAACCTGTTTGGGGCAGATCCTAAATTTAAACGGACCCCTCTATGGTCTATTGGCGGTCAGTGGAATATCAGCAATGAGCATTTTTTTCAATCCAATACCATATCAAATCTTGGACTTCGGATCACTTATGGCCTGACGGGGAATTTCGACAGGAGCAGCTTGACAACGACCTATCTGGTGGCTTCCCGACTTTTTAACGCAGTGATCAATGACTATTTTGCAAGAGTAAATACTCCTCCTAACCCTAAATTGCGCTGGGAACGGTCGCAGACTTTTAATCTTGGGACAGATATTGGGTTATTGAGTAACCGTTTTACGATGGCACTGGATTATTACCGTAAATATAGCTATGATTTACTCGGCAGTCAGGATCTAGATCCTACAGTAGGTTTAGCAAATGCTATCATAAACGCGGCGAATATGATCAACCATGGTGTAGAACTGAGTATCAAAGCTGGCGTGATTTCAACTGAGGATTTTAGCTGGAGCAGCAACTTTAACCTCGCCTATAATAAAAATAAGGTAACCAGTAATAAAATTACAGACAGCAGCCCGGCAATTAACAGGCCTAACGGAGTCGTGCAATTTTTAGAAGGGTACGAGCGAGAATCAATCTGGAGTTACAAGTGGGCGGGACTGGATAACGCCGGTCGCCCTCAGGTATATGACGGAGAAGGGAATAAGATCTATGTTCCAAATGTGGGATCTTTGGTTTACAGCGGGACTGCGAGACCGAAGGTCAGCGGGGGCTGGACCAACACTTTCAGGTATAAAGGTTTCGAGGCAATGGCATTCCTTGTATTCAACTATGGACATGTGATCAGAAGAGAAATGCCAAATATGTACGGCTACGACTGGAGTGGCGCATACAACAATCAGATTGCTCAACGCTGGCGAAAACCAGGAGATGAGCAGACTACGGATATCCCTGCCATTCCCGCGTTAGTGGATTTGAGTGATAACTATTCAAGGGCAGCAACTTTATCCAGCAATAGTATTGCTGATGCTTCCTTTGTAAGACTTAGAGAAATCCAGCTTGGATATAATTTTAAGCCAGCTTTTTTAAAAGGGACTCCATTTAAAACGATAAGACTGGTAGCCCAGATGAACAATGTATATATGTTCAGAAAAAATAAATATGGCATCGATCCGGAGGCCTTAACTGGGGCCAATTCAACTGCGAACGTAGCATCTATATATTCCCTACCAGAACCTCTTACGACAACTATCGGGCTTAATTTCGGACTTTAATTTATACAGATATGAAAATGAGATTTTCAAAAAATATTAAAATATTCAGTCTTTTGTGGATTGCAGCAATTGCAACTTCCGGTTGCCAGAAGTTCCTGGATGTAACCCCAAAAGGTAAATTCATCCCCAAATATATTAAGGACTATGAAGAACTCGCATCTAACCCCTCGTATTCTAGTAATGGAAATGCAGTGTTGGAACGGTTATCGGATAACATCTATCTGAGCGATGCAAGGATTTCAACTTCACTTACCCAAAATACTACTAAAGCTTATCAATGGGCTCCAGAGCTCTACGTCGAAACAGAAACAGATGGAGCCTGGGATCCTATGTACAATAACATTTACAATGCAAACATCATTATTCAGGATGTAGAAAAGCTTACCGATGGGACCGAATTACAAAGGACACAGGTTTTGGGTGACGCTTTTTTTAACAGGGCCTACGCTTACTGGTGCCTGATTAATACCTATGGAAAAGACTATGACGCAAATACTGCTGCTACGGATTTAGGCATACCCTTGATAACCATTCCTGACCTTGAAGCTAAGCCTTCACGAGCTACAGTTGCCGAAGTTTATCAGTTGATCCTTCAGGATCTTTTAAAAGCAAAGGACCAGCTTCCGGCTGCGGCAAAGAATGTATACCGTAATGATAAAACTGCAGCGTTGGCATTACTAGCCAGAGTTTACCAAAGCATGGATAATTATCCGGAGGCAAAAAAATATGCAGCTGAAGCGCTGCAATTAAAAAACACACTTTTTGATTACAATACGCTTAGCTTTAAAGACCCTTTAAAACCATCAGCAGCAGGTGTCAACAACCGGCCTGTTGATTATCTTCATCCGGAGATGATCTCTTACAAAGCAACAAGTTTCGGATCTATCCTGACCGGCTTATGTGTCTCTCCCGATTTTCTGAGTGTTTTGGGCACTAAAGATTTGCGTTATGTATTTAATTTTTCAAACCTGGAATCTAACGGAAAACCAACTACAGAACTTTATGCGATTTACCTGAGATTTGATCTGAGTTATAATATCGCCGTTCCCGAGATGATGCTGATCGTTGCCGAAGCGGAAGCCCGCTCTGGGCAAATAGCACCCGCATTGCTGCAGCTCAATACCCTTAGAAAGAAAAGGTTTAAGCCTGCTGATTATGCAGATTTAACTGCAGCAACTGCTGATGATGCCCTCAAACTTGTTATTGATGAGCGGAGAAGAGAACTGTTTGGCAAGGGGCTCAGGTGGTTCGACATGAGGCGCCTGGACAGTGACCCAAGGTTCAGAAAAGCCTATACCCGTGCAAATACAGGAGGTACTTATAAACTGGAACCAGGGTCACCAGTATTTGTGCAGCAAATCCCACCTAAAGTAATGTTGTTAAACCCGGGGATTCTTCCTAACCCAAGATAGATGAGGATTTTAAATATCATGAAAGCTGCGGGGATAGTTTCTGCCCTGCTGCTGGGAAATGCTGCTTTTGCGCAGCATAATTACGAGATAAAAGGACAGATGGCTGGATTAACCCAGCCATCAACGGCCTACCTGTACAATTTTGACAAAGGCAGGAAACTGCTGGACAGTGCTGCGGTAGTTAATGGGGCGTTTAGTTTTAAAGGAGCCGTAAAGCACCCCCTTTCTGTATCCATTCAAATTAAAAAAATCCGCAAGTCGGTATCTTTCTTCCTGGAGAATGAGAATTACACCATACTCATGCAGCCCGACTGGAAGAATAAGGACAGCGTTAGCGGGGGTAAAGAGATGGGCATACAGCGCGCTTATGAAGCCGAAACCGCCAGTCTGCAGGCACAATTGCAGGAACTGGGACGCAAATACAGTAACCTGGGCAAAGAAGAGCGCATTAAGGAAGGAGAAGAAATGGGGATGCTCAATGAAAAAAAGGCGGCCATTGACTATAAATATATCCGCAGATACCCAGCCTCTCTGGCCATGCTGCACATGATGCGGCCGCATTTCGAAGTCATGAACTTTAAGCAGCTTCAGGAAATAAAGGCGCTTTTTTCGCCCGAACTGGCTTATTCTGATGTCTACACCAGATTACTCGAACTTTATGAGAAAAAGAAGACGGAATTCCTAGTAGGCCAGCCGGCACCAGATTTTACCCTGCCAGACCATAACGGCAAACCAGTCACTTTATCTGCCTTAAAAGGTAAATATGTGGTGGTCGATTTCTGGGCCTCCTGGTGTACGCCCTGCCGTGCGGCAAACCAGAAAATAAAACCGATTTACGAAAAGTATAAAAACAAAGGTTTTGATATGGTCTCCATTTCTATGGACGATAAAAAGGATTTGTGGGATGCCGCGGTTAAGAAGGATGCCCTGCCCTGGATACAGGTATCGGGGCTAACTGGAATCAAGGACTGTCCCGTTGCAAAAAAATACAGTGTCACCAGTCTGCCTACCGTTTTTGTGCTCGACAAATCGGGTAAGGTGATCGCCCAAAACATTTCCGAAAAAGAGCTGGAAGCGATACTGGAACAAAACCTGAACTAAAATACCATGAGAATCAAGATTATTTTACTCCTGCTGTGCCTGCAGGGGAGCGCATTTGCGCAGCGCGCAATATTACTAAAAGACGCAACAATTATTGACGGGGATGGCAGTGTAAAACCTTACCAGGGATCAGTGTTTATTAAAGATGGAATTATTAAAGCTGTTTTTAAGGGAGAATCGGGGAAGGCAGATGCCGGAGCTGAGTTAATAGACTGCAAGGGTAAATTTATTGTACCCGGACTTATTGATGCCCACGTACATCTGGGGACAGGCAATCTCGACGATTGGAAGAAAGCATCGTTAACCCGCGACAGCATTGCAGAAAACCTGCTCCGACATGGCATTACTACAGTAAGGGATATGGCCGGATACGCTCCTTTTCTTGCCGAATACAAAACAGCTGTGACAAGCGGAAAAATACCAGGACCCGATATATTTTACGCCGCTCAGTTTGCAGGGCCATCTTATTTTGAAATGATAGCCCGTGGCTCAAAAGACCGTAAAGGCCAGGGAACAACTGCCTGGTACAGGGCCATCAGCAATAAAAAGGAAGTTAAACAAGCAATAATGGAAGCCAAAAAGGCTGGTGTTACAGGGATAAAGATTTATGCCAGCCTGAGCAGAGAACTGATCGCTGAAATAACCAGGGAGGCCCACAAGCAAGGCCTGATGGCCTGGGCCCATGGTGCTATTTTTCCTTCAAAGCCTATTGATGTAGCCCTTGCAGGGGTGAATAGCATGTCGCATGCCAATGATCTCGTATTTGAACAGCTAAAAGGCGATACGATTGAAATAGGAAGGGCTTGGGCGCAATTGTATAAAGGGCTAAAAGCCGATACAGCAATCCTGGACAGGCTGTTGCTAGCGATGAAAGAGCGGAACATATACCTGGATGCAACGGTCTTTCATGCCGAAAACAATAAAATGGTTAATGCTGCAATCATTACACGAAGGGCAAACCAGCTGGGTGTAAAAATTGTTTCGGGAACGGACTGGATATATCCTACTAAAAACGAAGATGTTGCATTAATGCAGGAAGTGAAATTGCTGGCTTCCAAATGTGGAATGAACAGCCTGGAAGTTATACAATGTGCAACATTGAATGGAGCACAGGTAACCGGCTTAAACGATCGGGGAGTAATCCGGTCCGGAAAAAGAGCTGATTTGCTGGTTTTGAGACAAGATCCGCTGAACGATGTAGAGCATCTCTTTCATCCGGAGATCGTTTTTAAGCGAGGCATAATGTGAAAGGCGGGTTATAGCCCGCCTTTCTGCTGATAAATTCGTTAACCCCTCTATCTTAAAAAAGGAATGGCGGGTTTATAATAAACCTTTTGGTTGTTATAACTTCTAACCGCGTTGATGATAACCAACAGGATGTTTAATCCATAAAGTAATGGGACAAACAATATGATGAGCTCTATCCCACCCAGATTTAACATAGAAAAAGGTAAACCAAGATGCATCACCGAGCCCAAGAATAGAAACACGAAAATTCCAAAAAAGGCCATACACCAGGTAATCTGAAAATTAATTAGCTTTTTTCCTGTGTGGTTCAGGTTTTTAATCTTGTCTTTCTTCATGAACCATAGTGCCAGTGGAATGATGATCCCCAGCAAAGGAAACGCAAGAAAACTCAGGGCAGATAAATTCAAGAAAGCAAGAAATCCCCTATCTTCTTCTTCTGCCCAGTCAATCAGTTCATCGGGCGTAACGTTCAGTGCCCTGGCCAATCTTTTCATGCTATCGCCACGAGCCTCCGTCTCCCCGTTTTCTATCCGTTGAATTGTTCTCAGGTTTAAGCCAGAGGCTTCAGCAAGTTCTTCCTGGCTCATACCTTTGCGGCCGCGCAGCTCTTTGAGTTTTCTGGTAAGTTCAGTGTTTTTCATTTTTTGTCTTTTTCTGTTTTCAGGGCAAAACTAAAATGAAGTCCTCATTTTTCTTGTCGGCATGTTTGCGGCATTCTTACGGCATCCTTGTCTAAGCTCTGTTAAAACCGGTTTTTCCGTCAGCCGGGCGCTCAAAAACAAATCCATTAAAGCATGCTTTGTAAGTCGGCAGGCGAGTAGTTGATGGATTTTAAGGTCTTGTCATCGTTGGAACGATATACCAGGAACAGGGAATCTTCTTCTTTATGATAGGCATCGCACTGGTGGTTTTTCCGGTAATGCTGTATGGTTTCATTGGCTTCTTCGACCGATTTGCAGGCCTTGCTCATATTTGAACGGTGCACCTCATCAAATAGCTGTTTGAACTTTTCTCCAAGCCCAAATTCCAGGATGGCACCAGACAGCACATACTGCAAATCGCAAAGTGCATCGGCTACTTCAACAAAATTATTGGCTTCAATGGCCTGCTTTAATTCCTGCAGTTCTTCTGCCAGTAACGAAACCCTCAGGTTTGCCCTTTCCCTTGAAGGGATGCCCGGCGTTTCCTTAATCGGATGTTTAAATGTTTTGTGAAATTCTGCTACCTGGTTTAATGAATTGGACTCTTGCATAGGTTTAAAATTGCGGATTAATTTACAATTGTTTCAATGCAAAACTAAACTATATTTTTCTGGAAAATTGAGGATGTCTAAAAAAATATAGCATGTACTGTAGCGTTTTTGAGATCACGCTCGTTTTAGCAACAAAAAAGAGTTAATGGCCGTTAACCCCTTATTTAATTGAACTAAAATATACAAGCCCTGACTTTGATAGTTACAATCAGCTATCAACAGGCTTTTACACAAAAGACACGATAATGAAAAACTCAAGTAAATTCAAAACGATATTTAAAACATTTGTTGCAGCAATAGCCCTTTCGGTAGTGTTTGCTGCCTGTTCAAAAGACAGAATAGAGCCTCAGCAGGTTGCAGGCCTTTCTGTTATCATGGCTTTTCCTGATACCATGTCTTTAGACTTTATCATCGATCAGACCCGGGTAAATGATCGCAACCCATTGAAATACAATAGTAAAATTGATTATTTAAACCTGTTTCCTGGCACCAGAAGGTTAGGGGTAACCAAAAGAAACGGAAATAAACTGTTGATGTCTGAAAACTTTAACCTGCAATCTGGTGTAGGCTACTCTGTATTTGTACTGGATACACTTTCTACCAATACAAAGAAATTCCTTTTAACCGAGGACGACCTGAGCGCTCCTGAGGCCGACAAAGCAAAAGTTCGTTTCATCAACTTAAGTAAAGACGGAGGTGCACTGAGCCTGGGTATTCAGGGTAAAGAAACCAACCTCTTTACCAGCAAGGCTTTTTACGAGTATACTACTTTTGCTGCGGTTGATCCCGGTGAAAGTGTAACCTTTAACATCAAGGAAGGTACCACGGCAACAGTTAAAGCAACGGTTCCTAATGTGAAGATTGAAAAAGGAAAAATCTATACGATCTACGCCAAAGGAATTCAAACGGCAACCATCGACAGCTTAAAACTAGGTGCTGCAATTTACACACACAAATAATATCTGCTTATATTTGAGGATGTTCTATGCAATAGTATAGGACATCCTCTTGTTTAAAAACAATTGTATATTGATGGACAACGTATAACCCAAACCCTTAATTGTACCAGGAAAGAATGCTCAGATTTGAGGACGCAATAGCGGGGTGTTTAAGGAATGACAGTAAGAGTAAAGAAATGGTCTATAAATCTTTCTATGGGTATTTAATGGGCGTAGTTTTGCGGTATGTTGATGATAGAAATGATGCAGAAGAGCTTGTAAATGATAGTTTTATAAAAATATTTAAGAGTATAGGGCAGTTCAGCGCTCCCCGGTACGACGACCAGCTGCAGAAAGCTTTTAAGGGATGGATTGCCAGGATCTCGTCCCGTACAGCGATAGATTTTTTAAGAGGTAAAAGGACTTTTTTATATGTTGATGATATTGTGGAGGAACAGCAGCCGGTAACTGAGCTGACTGCGGTTTCGCGGTTAAATGTGCAGGACATTATGCGTTTGCTCAATGGATTGCCCGAAACACATAAACTGATTTTTAACATGTATGAAATTGAAGGCTTTTCGCACGAAGAGATTTCAAAGATGCTGAATATCCCTGAAAACTCTTGCAGGGTTTATCTTACAAGAGCAAAGAACAAGTTGCGGGAACTGTATAAAAACTCGCTGACGAATGCATATGAACAAACAACAATTCAAACCCGAAAGATATGAAACCAGCTGAAGACGAGCTGTTAGCTCATATTAGGGAAAGTTTAACCGGGCACGAGGAGGCCTATGCCCAGGGGGCATGGGAGCGCTTTGAGAAGAGAGAGGGAGGAGTGCGTAAAGGACGGAGGTTGCTTTGGCTGCTCAGCCTGAGCAGTGCCGCCGCGGTATTGCTTATTGGATTTGCTTTGTTCTTTACAAATAGTCGCAAAAATCCTGTAAATGAAATCCCGCAACAGGCGCAAACCAAAGCGGGTCAGCCTCAAAAGATACAGGAGCAAACGCCTTCAGGGCAAGAAATAACCGCAGACCCGACAAGCGGTGCGGCTAAAGCAATAACTGAAAAACTCAATACTCCGATAGCGGAAAACAAGGCCGTGGTTGCACAACGTCAAAATAACAATGTACCGAACAGCCCTTTAATTGTTGCCTCGCAGCTGCCTTCGGTGAAAAAAGCTGAAGATATTCCCGTAAAACCAATTGATGAAGCCGTTAAAACAGAAGCACTTGTTGCTGCGCTGCCTGTAAAAAAACCAAATCCTGTTGATTCCGGGCTTATTGCAAAAACTCCCCCCAAAGCCGATAAGCCCCGGAGTTTCCAGGAGTTTCTGGAAGCGGAAGTAAAAGCGAACCCACAACTGGCCCAGACAAAAGCAGTTGCTAAAAAGAGCGACAAATGGGAAATGGGGGTTATGGTGGCACCTTCCATTGGGAACAGCAAAAAATTGAATATGGGCTATGGTGTAAGCATGGCTTATGCTTTGTCCGACAAAGTTTCCATCGGTTCGGGCGTGTCCTATAGTGAGATGGGTGCTACAAAAGACATGACCAGTGGAAGAGAAGGCATGTTAAACAACCCCTCCACGAGTATGGCTATGGTTGCTGAAACCAAAAACCTTCAGTCTGTTGATGCGAGTCTTGTAGGGCTTGATATTCCTTTAGAGATCAAATACCACTTTACCAGGAAACTGTATACCAATTTTGGGGTTTCGGCCTTTGCTATCTTAAACCAGAAACAGCGCAATAATTACCTGCAGGGATCAGTAGAGACCCTCGCTTCTGCCGATGTAAGCCAGCCGGGCTTTAACGCGGTGTTCAGTCAAAGGAGCGTTTCAGAACCGGTTCCAACCGGGGAGATCAGGAATAATAAATACCTGGGCTTTTACAACATCTCTTTTGGTTATAAACAAAGCGTTTCTGAGAAGCAGTCCTTTTCTGTGGAACCCTTTATGAAACTGCCTATGAAGGAATTCTCAAAAGAAAACCTGTACCTTATTGGTACAGGTATAAGGTTGAAATTTGATTTTTAATGCACACAAGCACTTAGTCTTCTTTGAGTGATTTCAGTACGTTCTCTATTTCTGTTGCGTACTTCTGATAATAGGCTTTAAGCCAGTATACGGCTGAAAAGTGCAGTATGATGTAAATAATGACCACACTAAGGCCGAAATAGATGTAAAAACTGCTGTGTGAGAAATCAGATTGCAGGAACCGGACCATAAGCTCATATTTATTGTTAACCAGAAGCAGGCCCAGCATCAGGTAAAGGAAAGGGAACAGCATATAGCAGAACATTTTATAAAGCTCCATATTCAGTTTGATGTCGTAATGAACTTCATACAAAGCATCTTTAGTGCTTAGGGAGGCAGCGCCTGCACGTTTATAAAAAACATAAAAGCGTGTAAAAAAGTAAACACAGGTAATTACAAACAAAATGTATATGGCGTTGAAAGGTAACAGCAGTGCCGGCTTAAGTTGGTAAAGCTGCGGTACAAAAGCGATGACAATTACTGCGATCAGCTGTGCAATAAATTCATAACGCATGTTTTTCC from Pedobacter africanus includes:
- a CDS encoding RagB/SusD family nutrient uptake outer membrane protein, which encodes MRFSKNIKIFSLLWIAAIATSGCQKFLDVTPKGKFIPKYIKDYEELASNPSYSSNGNAVLERLSDNIYLSDARISTSLTQNTTKAYQWAPELYVETETDGAWDPMYNNIYNANIIIQDVEKLTDGTELQRTQVLGDAFFNRAYAYWCLINTYGKDYDANTAATDLGIPLITIPDLEAKPSRATVAEVYQLILQDLLKAKDQLPAAAKNVYRNDKTAALALLARVYQSMDNYPEAKKYAAEALQLKNTLFDYNTLSFKDPLKPSAAGVNNRPVDYLHPEMISYKATSFGSILTGLCVSPDFLSVLGTKDLRYVFNFSNLESNGKPTTELYAIYLRFDLSYNIAVPEMMLIVAEAEARSGQIAPALLQLNTLRKKRFKPADYADLTAATADDALKLVIDERRRELFGKGLRWFDMRRLDSDPRFRKAYTRANTGGTYKLEPGSPVFVQQIPPKVMLLNPGILPNPR
- a CDS encoding helix-turn-helix domain-containing protein; amino-acid sequence: MKNTELTRKLKELRGRKGMSQEELAEASGLNLRTIQRIENGETEARGDSMKRLARALNVTPDELIDWAEEEDRGFLAFLNLSALSFLAFPLLGIIIPLALWFMKKDKIKNLNHTGKKLINFQITWCMAFFGIFVFLFLGSVMHLGLPFSMLNLGGIELIILFVPLLYGLNILLVIINAVRSYNNQKVYYKPAIPFLR
- a CDS encoding DUF4397 domain-containing protein, with translation MKNSSKFKTIFKTFVAAIALSVVFAACSKDRIEPQQVAGLSVIMAFPDTMSLDFIIDQTRVNDRNPLKYNSKIDYLNLFPGTRRLGVTKRNGNKLLMSENFNLQSGVGYSVFVLDTLSTNTKKFLLTEDDLSAPEADKAKVRFINLSKDGGALSLGIQGKETNLFTSKAFYEYTTFAAVDPGESVTFNIKEGTTATVKATVPNVKIEKGKIYTIYAKGIQTATIDSLKLGAAIYTHK
- a CDS encoding AhpC/TSA family protein, coding for MRILNIMKAAGIVSALLLGNAAFAQHNYEIKGQMAGLTQPSTAYLYNFDKGRKLLDSAAVVNGAFSFKGAVKHPLSVSIQIKKIRKSVSFFLENENYTILMQPDWKNKDSVSGGKEMGIQRAYEAETASLQAQLQELGRKYSNLGKEERIKEGEEMGMLNEKKAAIDYKYIRRYPASLAMLHMMRPHFEVMNFKQLQEIKALFSPELAYSDVYTRLLELYEKKKTEFLVGQPAPDFTLPDHNGKPVTLSALKGKYVVVDFWASWCTPCRAANQKIKPIYEKYKNKGFDMVSISMDDKKDLWDAAVKKDALPWIQVSGLTGIKDCPVAKKYSVTSLPTVFVLDKSGKVIAQNISEKELEAILEQNLN
- a CDS encoding pyrophosphohydrolase domain-containing protein, coding for MQESNSLNQVAEFHKTFKHPIKETPGIPSRERANLRVSLLAEELQELKQAIEANNFVEVADALCDLQYVLSGAILEFGLGEKFKQLFDEVHRSNMSKACKSVEEANETIQHYRKNHQCDAYHKEEDSLFLVYRSNDDKTLKSINYSPADLQSML
- a CDS encoding amidohydrolase family protein — its product is MRIKIILLLLCLQGSAFAQRAILLKDATIIDGDGSVKPYQGSVFIKDGIIKAVFKGESGKADAGAELIDCKGKFIVPGLIDAHVHLGTGNLDDWKKASLTRDSIAENLLRHGITTVRDMAGYAPFLAEYKTAVTSGKIPGPDIFYAAQFAGPSYFEMIARGSKDRKGQGTTAWYRAISNKKEVKQAIMEAKKAGVTGIKIYASLSRELIAEITREAHKQGLMAWAHGAIFPSKPIDVALAGVNSMSHANDLVFEQLKGDTIEIGRAWAQLYKGLKADTAILDRLLLAMKERNIYLDATVFHAENNKMVNAAIITRRANQLGVKIVSGTDWIYPTKNEDVALMQEVKLLASKCGMNSLEVIQCATLNGAQVTGLNDRGVIRSGKRADLLVLRQDPLNDVEHLFHPEIVFKRGIM
- a CDS encoding SusC/RagA family TonB-linked outer membrane protein — translated: MNQTFTKSGRKRRLSKLVRAFFLIYLSFICCLPAGAFAQSGRFTISAKQVSLSEVFKMMKTQQKGLDFFYSNNEFDASIKVDVNVSNVSLDELMNILLPEQYGYQLIDNKLVIRPRTATKAAVEQKQDEQISGVVRDKSGQVLPGVIVKAVGSKSTAITDVNGRYTIHVHGNDVLVFSYIGFEKQEQRVNGRAVLDVVLAEDVAALKEVVVTGYQTLQKKNTPGSTGVITSQEIEQNNNRSLNRLLEGAVPGLSIYKDAKGLDDLRIRGGSSLRAGTQPLLVVDGFVTTILPNINEIENITVLKDASASAIWGSQASNGVIVLTTKKGKEGKLKINYSGNIRIANRPDYNELRRADAPTLIDYQKEQYDKGYIIAPIFDGSKSGYSQSIGIFNDYDRKDITLAQRDERLAALAGLSNREQIDNLLLRPAANQSHYLSFSGGADRMKYFLSANYQSNLGGAKRNKSDVMTINSRNTFSLASFVDLRTDLSATYSSGRSGYSDVEGNIRRLLPYQMLKDAQGNYVYDYINFNKVENDRLKGLGYLDNGFNLLQENEESNNTSKGWGLKTRLGVDWKIIQGLSLSNDFIYERTTNTLRNLYGEKGYDARTLINRLTSVDVANKLVFNIPKGDILDLSIGTYNNYAFRNQLNYVNTFDKKHYVNAIAGFDLRKTVNESNKSRRLGYNDELLSSQNIDAKVLSSPGIVWWDGSRQTYSPGSYEGLGFVDNREYSFYSTLTYTYDGRYNIAGSYRTDHSNLFGADPKFKRTPLWSIGGQWNISNEHFFQSNTISNLGLRITYGLTGNFDRSSLTTTYLVASRLFNAVINDYFARVNTPPNPKLRWERSQTFNLGTDIGLLSNRFTMALDYYRKYSYDLLGSQDLDPTVGLANAIINAANMINHGVELSIKAGVISTEDFSWSSNFNLAYNKNKVTSNKITDSSPAINRPNGVVQFLEGYERESIWSYKWAGLDNAGRPQVYDGEGNKIYVPNVGSLVYSGTARPKVSGGWTNTFRYKGFEAMAFLVFNYGHVIRREMPNMYGYDWSGAYNNQIAQRWRKPGDEQTTDIPAIPALVDLSDNYSRAATLSSNSIADASFVRLREIQLGYNFKPAFLKGTPFKTIRLVAQMNNVYMFRKNKYGIDPEALTGANSTANVASIYSLPEPLTTTIGLNFGL